Proteins encoded by one window of Antechinus flavipes isolate AdamAnt ecotype Samford, QLD, Australia chromosome 4, AdamAnt_v2, whole genome shotgun sequence:
- the LOC127559627 gene encoding galectin-8-like gives MMVSNNLQNVVHNPVIPYVGTLSEELGSGKLVIIHGCVPSDADRFQVDFQYGNSVKPRADVAFHFNPRFKRSGHIVCNTLTREKWGREEITYDMPFEKGKPFKIMFMVLKDKFQVAVNGKHLLLYEHRIKPDKIDTLGIYGKVQIKKIEFPNNMSLEGNQATSLGTVNMNSSNVQTSAVSQFTLPYVARLNSPVKAGQTIVIKGEVKKNPKGSFSIDFIAASTNDIALHLNPRLNAKVFVRNSFLCESWGEEERSITHFPFSPGMYFEMIIYCTTNEYKVAINGVHAFIYKHRFKELDRIDTLKIDGDINLLDIRSW, from the exons gTGATTCCGTATGTTGGTACACTTTCTGAGGAGCTGGGGTCTGGGAAATTGGTTATTATCCATGGTTGTGTGCCCAGTGATGCAGACAG GTTCCAGGTGGATTTCCAGTATGGCAACAGCGTGAAGCCCCGAGCTGATGTGGCTTTCCACTTTAACCCTCGGTTCAAAAGATCAGGCCACATTGTATGCAACACCCTGACGAGAGAgaagtggggaagggaagagatcaCCTATGACATGccatttgaaaaaggaaaacctTTTAAGATCATGTTTATGGTACTGAAGGACAAGTTCCAG GTGGCTGTGAATGGAAAACATCTCTTGCTCTACGAACATAGAATTAAGCCAGACAAAATAGATACCCTGGGAATTTATGGCAAAGTACagattaagaaaattgaatttcCCAATAACATG TCTTTAGAAGGAAACCAAGCAACTTCTTTGGGAACAGTGAATATGAATTCAAGTAAT GTACAAACATCTGCGGTGTCACAAttt ACACTTCCTTATGTTGCACGGTTGAACTCTCCAGTGAAGGCTGGGCAAACCATTGTCATCAAAGGAGAAGTGAAGAAAAATCCAAAGGG AAGCTTTTCTATTGACTTCATAGCAGCCAGTACAAATGACATAGCTTTGCATTTGAACCCCCGGCTAAATGCTAAAGTATTTGTAAGAAATTCTTTTCTCTGTGAAAGctggggagaagaagaaagaagtattACACACTTTCCATTCAGCCCAGGGATGTATTTTGAG ATGATCATTTACTGTACTACCAACGAATACAAAGTTGCCATAAATGGAGTCCATGCCTTTATATACAAACATAGATTTAAGGAACTTGACAGAATTGACACACTGAAGATCGATGGAGATATTAATTTATTAGATATAAGGAGCTGGTAG